One window of Triticum dicoccoides isolate Atlit2015 ecotype Zavitan chromosome 5A, WEW_v2.0, whole genome shotgun sequence genomic DNA carries:
- the LOC119299929 gene encoding translation initiation factor eIF-2B subunit alpha-like has protein sequence MAEAETPGIAGCLDRWTKEGADEAVAAVMALLDAVRSSKAETIAGLQADIKAAAEELKRLDSEPYGALSAACDMFVRYVRRGGVADDQPAQFPALKRRLVGRATRFGDICRGARGAIATLCQDFLLDGCTVLVHGHSPPVLDALRLAATRGKRLLVLCTEGRPDGAGLRLAGELAAAGVPARVLLDSAVAYSMGQVDVVLVGADLVAETGGVVGGVGTYQVALVARAMGKPVYVAAESYKFARLYPLGQKDIEQGGGRDVDFGDVPVPAGVDVEAPARDYTQSKYLELLITDLGVLQPAAVSDVLLHLSM, from the exons ATGGCCGAGGCGGAGACGCCAGGAATCGCTGGGTGCTTGGACCGGTGGACGAAAGAGGGGGCCGACGAGGCCGTGGCGGCGGTCATGGCGCTCCTCGACGCCGTCCGGTCCAGCAAGGCCGAGACCATCGCCGGGCTCCAAGCCGATATCAAGGCGGCCGCGGAGGAACTCAAG CGCCTGGATAGCGAGCCGTACGGCGCGCTCTCGGCGGCCTGCGACATGTTCGTCCGGTATGTGCGTCGTGGCGGCGTCGCCGATGATCAGCCCGCACAGTTCCCCGCCCTCAAACGCCGTTTGGTCGGCCGCGCCACCAGATTCGGGGACATCTGCCGAGGCGCGCGCGGGGCCATCGCGACGCTCTGCCAGGACTTCTTGCTGGACGGCTGCACCGTGCTGGTGCACGGCCACTCGCCGCCCGTGCTCGACGCTCTCCGGCTGGCTGCCACCCGCGGCAAGCGCCTCCTAGTCCTATGCACCG AGGGTAGGCCGGACGGCGCGGGGCTGAGGCTGGCCGGGGAACTCGCGGCGGCCGGGGTGCCGGCGAGGGTCCTGCTCGACTCGGCCGTGGCCTACTCGATGGGCCAGGTCGACGTGGTGCTGGTAGGCGCCGACTTGGTCGCCGAGACGGGCGGCGTGGTCGGCGGCGTTGGCACGTACCAGGTCGCCCTGGTGGCTCGCGCCATGGGCAAGCCTGTCTATGTGGCAGCAGAGAGCTACAAGTTCGCGAGGCTGTATCCGCTGGGACAGAAAGACATCGAGCAGGGCGGTGGCCGAGACGTGGACTTCGGCGACGTGCCTGTGCCGGCCGGCGTCGACGTCGAGGCGCCggccagggactacacccagtcgaAGTACCTGGAGCTTCTGATCACAGACCTCGGCGTGCTACAGCCGGCCGCCGTCAGCGATGTGCTCCTCCACCTCTCCATGTGA
- the LOC119302629 gene encoding uncharacterized protein LOC119302629, producing MDVPLPGGGGEVSEDYSPAATVVPFDPPLPLLRAPVPSSSSSASTEPPVLAFRDAASWRAAWEAAEASLFSQCEAGARSGCSIAATRKCKPPWWKGLFGGATTNYQEREECEEREMASCLESAKEACIKFSKQKCNAPFQDARIASEGLLENTDFVVWDAGRNKTASASLSVADSRYSSNPGLGGTNYKGSDLLDSLASEGNSNSGR from the exons ATGGACGTTCCactgccgggcggcggcggcgaggtttcGGAGGACTACTCCCCGGCGGCCACCGTGGTGCCCTTCGACCCGCCCCTCCCTCTGCTTCGCGCGCCGgtcccttcctcttcctcctccgcctccaccGAGCCCCCCGTCCTCGCCTTCCGCGACGCCGCGAGCTGGCGCGCCGCCTGGGAGGCCGCCGAGGCCAGCCTCTTCTCCCAGTGCGAG GCTGGTGCACGCTCCGGCTGTTCAATCGCTGCAACACGAAAATGCAAGCCCCCCTGGTGGAAAGGTTTGTTTGGAGGTGCAACAACCAACTATCAAGAAAGAGAAGAATGCGAAGAACGAGAAATGGCTTCTTGTCTTGAATCAGCAAAGGAGGCTTGCATTAAGTTTTCAAAGCAAAAATGTAATGCACCATTCCAGGATGCAAGGATTGCCTCTGAAGGCCTCCTTGAAAATACAGATTTTGTTGTCTGGGATGCTGGGCGTAACAAGACAGCATCAGCATCCTTGTCTGTTGCAGACAGCCGCTACTCATCCAATCCTGGGCTTggtggcacaaactacaaaggaaGTGACTTGCTAGACAGCTTAGCATCTGAAGGCAATAGCAACTCAGGGCGATGA